A segment of the Candidatus Binatia bacterium genome:
GCATCGTAGCCGAAGAGATCGCGCGGGTGTGTGGCGGGTTTGCCATCGGGGTGATGGGATCGGTCCTGTCGCCCGCCGCACTGGTCAGAATGCGCGGTCCCGCCGCCGCCCCCGCCCTGCCGCCACTGGTGCAAGGCCTGACCCTGCCGGCCATGGCATTCACCGAGCCGGGGGCCGGGTCCGACCTGGCGGCCATCCGCTGCACGGTGACGAAGAGCGACCGCGGGCTCCTTCTCAACGGCACCAAGACCTTCATCTCGAACGGGCCCACCGCCGACGTGTACCTGGTCGCCGCAGTACGGTCCGAAGTCGCCGACAGGCCGCGCGCGGAACGTGCCCGCGGCATGGGTCTCCATGTCGTGCTGCGCGGCACCCCCGGCTTCACGATCGGACGGCCCCTTGCCAAGCTCGGCATGCGCTCCAGCGAGACCGGCGAACTGCATTTCGAGGATGTTCTCGTCGCCAACGCGCCGGGCGTCGGAGCCGCAAGCGGTGCCGGCGCCGGCCAGGCTCAGGGTTTTCGGGGCATGATGGAACTGCTCGACTTCAACCGCCTCTACATTGCGGCGCTGAGCATCGGCATCGGCCAGGCGGCCTTCGAAGCCTGTGTGCCGTATGTAAAGCAACGAGTCGCCTTCGACCGGCCGATCGGCCAGCATCAGGCGACTGGCTTCAAGGTCGCGCGCATGGCGATGAATCTCGACGCTGCACGCGCACTCGTGCAGCGGGCCTGCGAGCTGTACGAAGCCGGCGAGCGCTGCACGCGGGCGGTCAGCGAGGCCAAGCTCTTCGCCACCGAGGCCGCGGTCGCGATTACCGGCGACGCCGTCCAGATTCACGGCGGCTACGGCTACATCGAGGAGTTACCGGTCGAGCGCTACTTCCGGGACGCCAGAGTGGGAACCATCTGGGAGGGCACCAGCGAGATCCAGCAGCAGATCATCTGCCGCGAACTGGGCCTCTACTCCGAATGACGGTTCCCGTTCGTGGCGACGGTTGTAGAGCCGCCGCGGTAGCTCGTCCCTGCTGCAAGGACCCATCTTGCGCAACCCGGGCCAGCGTCCTACGATCCTCCGCGAGCAACCTCGATCCCGCGAAGCGCGCCTCCCCCCCCCTCCCTTGACCCGCCCTTTGCCTGCTTCGTATATACGGCGCGCTTGAGATCAGACGCGGTAGCTCGAGGGAGTCGAGTTAGTTCGAATTTTTGGCGCTATGCCCAACCGGCCGTCACTATGGGCCGCCCTCGTCGCCCGGCGTTTGGGGTCGTCTGCTTGCGCAAATTCCCTCGCGTGCCTGCGCGCGAGTTGAGGAGAGTCGGTGATGAGTAGAGACACGATTAGATGTCGCGGTGTGATGGAACGCGCCACGCCCACGCTCACGGCGGGGCCCTTTGGCGCAATGTTATCGCTGCTCGGGCGGGCGCTGGTGATCCTCGGCGCGGTGGTGAGCGGCGCGTTACCGGCCCTGCCGGCGGCCGGGTCGCCGGCACAGGACAACTTCAACGCATTCTGCGGTGCCTGCCACACGATCGGCGGGGGGCAACGCGTCGGGCCCGACCTCAAGGGCGCCACCGAACGACGCTCCCGCGAGTGGCTTGTCACGTTCATCACGAACTCCCAGGCGATGATCGCTGCCGGCGACCCCGACGCCAAGGCGTTGTTCGAGAAGTACAACAAGACCGTCATGCCGAACGCCCCGTACTCCCGGGCGCAGATCGAGGAGATTATCGACCTGATGGCTGGCGGGGGCGGCGCCGCGGCACCCGCCGTTGCCGCGGCCGAGGTGAGGATAGAAGCGACCCCCGAAGAAGTGACCAAAGGCCAGGCGTTGTTCCAGGGGACGCAACGTTTCGCCAACGGCGGAGCGCCGTGTCTGTCCTGTCACCATGTCAGCGGCGACACAGTCTTCGGCGGCGGCGTGCTTGCCAAGGAACTCACCGATGCCTTCTCCCGTATGGGTGCCGCCGGTCTCCAGGGCATTCTGCAGGCGCCCCCGTTCCCGGTGATGCAACAGGCCTACGCCACTCACGCGCTTACCCGCACCGAAATCAACGCGCTCACCGCGTACCTTCAGGAAGCCGGTGGACGTACGACGGCGGGGTTTGGCCAGCCGCGCGAGAACGCCGTGAAACTCGCGTTCAGCGGCCTCGGCGGTTTCAGCGTTCTAATGGTGCTTTACGGAGCCATCTGGCGCCGTCGCAAGTCGTATCCGGTCAACCACGACGTGTTCGCTCGCCAGGTCCGTAGCGAGTGAGCTTTCGCCGCTTCCGAGAATTCGCATCGTCAGGACATGGAGAACGAGAGATGAGTTGGATTCAGGACATCGTTTCACCCGAGACGCGGCAGTGGGAAGAGTTTTATCGCAACCGCTTCCAGCACGATCGAATCGTGCGCAGCACCCATGGCGTGAACTGTACGGGCGGCTGCTCGTGGCAGATCCACGTCAAGGACGGCATCGTGGTGTGGGAAACCCAGCAGCTCGACTATCCGCTGCTCGAGGACTCCCTGCCGCCGTACGAACCGCGCGGCTGCCAGCGCGGCATCTCGTATTCGTGGTACCTGTACAGCCCGCTGCGCATCAAGTATCCGCTGATCCGCGGCGCGCTGCTCGACGCGTGGGAAAAAGAGAAGCAGGCCGCCGCTGGAAACACCTTGCAGGCATGGGAAAACCTGCAGAAGAACGAGGCCAAGCGCAGCGCTTACCAGACCGCCCGCGGCAAGGGCGGCTTCCGGCGCGCTAGCTGGGACACCGTCCTCGAGCTCATGGCGGCGGCCAACATCTACACCGCCAAGCGCCACGGCCCCGACCGGGTCATCGGCTTCTCGCCGATTCCCGCGATGTCGATGCTGAGCTACGCCGCCGGCGCCCGCTTCCTCCAGCTCTTCGGCGGCGTCAATCTGAGCTTCTACGACTGGTACTGCGATCTCCCCACCGCGTTCCCGGAAATCTGGGGCGAACAGACCGACGTCTGCGAAAGCGCAGACTGGTACAACGCCAAGATGATTGCCGACATGGGTGCGTGTCTGAACATGACGCGCACGCCGGACTGCCACTTCTTCGCGGAATCACGGCACAACGGCACCAAAGCGGTGGTCTTCTCCCCCGACTTCAGCCAGGTGTGCAAGTATGCCGATCAGTGGGTGCCCCTGCACGCCGGCAGCGACGGCGCGTTCTGGATGGCCGTGTCGCACGTCATCCTCAAGGAATTCCACCACGAGAAGTCGACCCCGTATTTCATCCAGTACGTCAAGCGCTACACGGACAGTCCTTACCTCGTAAAGCTCGACAAAGACGGCGACCACTACCTCCCCGGCCGACTGCTGCGCGCCAACGAGATCAAAGTCTGGGCCGATCTCGAAAACGGCGACTGGATGTTCGTCAACGTCGACGAAAAGACCAACGAACTCGTCGTCCCCAAGGGCGCGATGGGGCATCGCTGGGGCAAGCCCGGCAACTGGAACATGCTGTTCGAGAACACCGTCGACGGCAAGCCCTACGACCCTCGCCTCACCTTCCTCGGCGCCTCCGACGATACCCTGCCGACCCAGTTCACCGAGTTCGGACTCGACACGAAAGCGGTGCGCCACGTACCGGTACGGTACATCGAAACGGCCGCGGGCAAGGTGCCGGTCACCACGGTCTACGACCTCATCATGGCCCAGTACGGCGTCGGTCGCGGCCTGAAGGGCGAGTACCCGAAGGACTACACGGATGCCAGCGCCGCCTACACCCCCGCCTGGCAGGAGATCATCACCGGCGTCAACAGTAAGACCGTTCTGCAGTTCGCCCGCGAATGGGCGAACACGGCAGCCGCCACCGAAGGCAAGTGCATGATCATCATCGGGGCCGGCATCAACCACTGGTACCATGCCAACCTGATGTATCGCTCCGGTGCGATGGCGCTCATGCTCACCGGCTGCGTGGGCAAGAACGGCGGCGGCCTCAACCACTACGTCGGTCAGGAGAAACTCGCGCCCGTCGAGTCGTGGTCGGCAATCGCCTTCGCCAAGGACTGGCAGGGTGCAGCCCGACTGCAACAGGCGCCGCTCTGGCACTACATCAACACCTGCCAGTTCCGCTACGACGGCCACTTCTCCCGGTACAACGCCGTGCCCAAGAACAAGTGGACGGCGCAACACACGGCCGACACCATCTATCAGTCCGTCCGCATGGGCTGGATGCCGTTCTACCCACAGTTCAACCAGAACTCCCTGTCCCTGGCCGAAGAGGCCGAAAAGAACGGCGCCAGAACCGACGAGGAAATTACCGCCTACGTCGTCAAGAAACTCAAGAACAAGGAGCTACACTACTCCGCCTCCGACCCGGACGCTCCCGAGAATCACCCGCGTGTGTGGTACATCTGGCGCGGCAACGCGATCATGGGGAGCATGAAGGGCCACGAGTACGCCCTCAAGCACTACCTCGGGACGCACAGCAACGCGATCGGCAAGGACTCGGACGAGCACCCCGCGGAGGTCAAGTGGCATGACGTGGCCCCGCTCGGGAAGATGGACCTGGTCGTCGACTTGAACTTCCGCATGGACTCGTCGGCGCTGTACTCCGATATCGTCCTGCCGGCCGCCTCCTGGTACGAGAAGGCCGACCTCAACAGCACCGACCTGCACTCGTTCATCCACCCGCTGTCGCAGGCAGTGGCCCCGGTGTGGGAGTCCAAGGCCGACTGGGACATTTTCAAGGCCCTCGCCAAGGCAACCAGCGACTGCGCCCGCGAGCACTTCGCCAAGCCGGTAAAGGACGTGGTCGCCCTGCCCCTCTCCCACGACACCCCCGACGAAATCACCCAGCCCACCATCAAGGACTGGTATCGCGGGGAGTGCGAGCCGGTCCCCGGCAAGACGATGCACAAGCTGACGGTCATCGAGCGCGACTACACCAGGCTTTACGACAAGTACATCGCGCTCGGCGACCGGTTGCGGGCCTCGGGGCTCGGCGCCCACGGCGTCAATTACGCATGCGAGGCGGAATACGACCATCTCGTCGCCTCCAAGCACTTTCCCACCGTGATCGTCGACGGGAAGGAGTACCCCTCGCTGCGCGAGGATCGCCAGGCCGCTAACGTCCTGCTTCACCTCTCCACGCTGACCAACGGCGCCCTGAACCTGCAGGCCTACCGCAATATGGAAAAGAAGACGGGCCTACAGCTCGTCGACCTCGGCGCCGGCAACGCCGACGTCCGGCTCTTCTACGAGGACCTGCAGGCGCAGCCGCGGCGCTACAACACCTCGCCGGTCTGGTCGGGCCTGATGAACAACGGTCGGGCCTATGCTCCGTACACCTACAACCACGACCGCCTCGTGCCCTGGCGCACCCTCACCGGCCGCCAGCACTTCTACCTCGACCACGACCTCTACATCGCCTACGGGGAGAACCTGCCGACCTACAAACCGTCGCCCCGCCCCGAGGCTTACGGCGACCTGCGCGAAACCGTCAAGAGCGGTCAGGCACTCGCGCTCAACTGCCTTACCCCGCACGGCAAGTGGCACATCCATTCCACATACATGGACAACCACCGCATGCTCACGCTGTCGCGCGGCTGCGAACCGTGCTGGCTCAGCGAGGCCGACGCCAAGACTCTCGGCATCCAGGACAACGACTGGGTCGAAGTCTATAACGACCACGGCGTCTACTGCACTCGCGCCTCGGTGAGCTCGCGCATCCCGCGCGGCGTGTGCATCGTGTACCACGTACCCGAACGTACCGTCGGCATCCCCAAGTCGCAGATTCGCGGCCGGCGCGGCGGCGGGCACAACAGCTTCACCCGCATTCACCTGAAGCCCAACTACCTGAGCGGCGGCTACGGGCAGTTCAGCTACCACTTCAACTACTGGGGCCCGATCGCCCCGCAACGCGACACCCACGTGTTCATCAAGAAGATGACCAAGGTGGTCTTCTAGGAATAATCGAGGAAGGAACCGGTTATGGACATCAGATCTCAGGTATCGATCGTTTTCCACCTCGACAAGTGCATCGGCTGCCACACGTGCTCCATCGCCTGCAAGAACATCTGGACCGACCGCCGGGGCGCGGAGTACCAGTGGTGGAACAACGTCGAGACGAAGCCGGGAACCGGCTACCCCAGCAAGTGGGAAGATCAGAACATCTATAAGGGC
Coding sequences within it:
- a CDS encoding cytochrome c, whose product is MSRDTIRCRGVMERATPTLTAGPFGAMLSLLGRALVILGAVVSGALPALPAAGSPAQDNFNAFCGACHTIGGGQRVGPDLKGATERRSREWLVTFITNSQAMIAAGDPDAKALFEKYNKTVMPNAPYSRAQIEEIIDLMAGGGGAAAPAVAAAEVRIEATPEEVTKGQALFQGTQRFANGGAPCLSCHHVSGDTVFGGGVLAKELTDAFSRMGAAGLQGILQAPPFPVMQQAYATHALTRTEINALTAYLQEAGGRTTAGFGQPRENAVKLAFSGLGGFSVLMVLYGAIWRRRKSYPVNHDVFARQVRSE
- a CDS encoding acyl-CoA dehydrogenase family protein; this translates as MSYRLSEEERLLQTTVREFANNELAPLVADAERTGTFPRDRILPGMAALGLLSIGVPPELGGVGGTGLMLCIVAEEIARVCGGFAIGVMGSVLSPAALVRMRGPAAAPALPPLVQGLTLPAMAFTEPGAGSDLAAIRCTVTKSDRGLLLNGTKTFISNGPTADVYLVAAVRSEVADRPRAERARGMGLHVVLRGTPGFTIGRPLAKLGMRSSETGELHFEDVLVANAPGVGAASGAGAGQAQGFRGMMELLDFNRLYIAALSIGIGQAAFEACVPYVKQRVAFDRPIGQHQATGFKVARMAMNLDAARALVQRACELYEAGERCTRAVSEAKLFATEAAVAITGDAVQIHGGYGYIEELPVERYFRDARVGTIWEGTSEIQQQIICRELGLYSE
- a CDS encoding nitrate reductase subunit alpha: MSWIQDIVSPETRQWEEFYRNRFQHDRIVRSTHGVNCTGGCSWQIHVKDGIVVWETQQLDYPLLEDSLPPYEPRGCQRGISYSWYLYSPLRIKYPLIRGALLDAWEKEKQAAAGNTLQAWENLQKNEAKRSAYQTARGKGGFRRASWDTVLELMAAANIYTAKRHGPDRVIGFSPIPAMSMLSYAAGARFLQLFGGVNLSFYDWYCDLPTAFPEIWGEQTDVCESADWYNAKMIADMGACLNMTRTPDCHFFAESRHNGTKAVVFSPDFSQVCKYADQWVPLHAGSDGAFWMAVSHVILKEFHHEKSTPYFIQYVKRYTDSPYLVKLDKDGDHYLPGRLLRANEIKVWADLENGDWMFVNVDEKTNELVVPKGAMGHRWGKPGNWNMLFENTVDGKPYDPRLTFLGASDDTLPTQFTEFGLDTKAVRHVPVRYIETAAGKVPVTTVYDLIMAQYGVGRGLKGEYPKDYTDASAAYTPAWQEIITGVNSKTVLQFAREWANTAAATEGKCMIIIGAGINHWYHANLMYRSGAMALMLTGCVGKNGGGLNHYVGQEKLAPVESWSAIAFAKDWQGAARLQQAPLWHYINTCQFRYDGHFSRYNAVPKNKWTAQHTADTIYQSVRMGWMPFYPQFNQNSLSLAEEAEKNGARTDEEITAYVVKKLKNKELHYSASDPDAPENHPRVWYIWRGNAIMGSMKGHEYALKHYLGTHSNAIGKDSDEHPAEVKWHDVAPLGKMDLVVDLNFRMDSSALYSDIVLPAASWYEKADLNSTDLHSFIHPLSQAVAPVWESKADWDIFKALAKATSDCAREHFAKPVKDVVALPLSHDTPDEITQPTIKDWYRGECEPVPGKTMHKLTVIERDYTRLYDKYIALGDRLRASGLGAHGVNYACEAEYDHLVASKHFPTVIVDGKEYPSLREDRQAANVLLHLSTLTNGALNLQAYRNMEKKTGLQLVDLGAGNADVRLFYEDLQAQPRRYNTSPVWSGLMNNGRAYAPYTYNHDRLVPWRTLTGRQHFYLDHDLYIAYGENLPTYKPSPRPEAYGDLRETVKSGQALALNCLTPHGKWHIHSTYMDNHRMLTLSRGCEPCWLSEADAKTLGIQDNDWVEVYNDHGVYCTRASVSSRIPRGVCIVYHVPERTVGIPKSQIRGRRGGGHNSFTRIHLKPNYLSGGYGQFSYHFNYWGPIAPQRDTHVFIKKMTKVVF